The nucleotide window GTCAGGTGGGGACCCTTTGAACGCGGGATGGTCGAATCGGTTACTCTGAAGCTCCGCTACTGGACCCCGGCCGTGCCTTCCGATCTGGTCAACCTGTTCGCACACGTCCCATTGCGTGCGTTGCGTGCCCACTTTGCCCGGTGGGACGGCAATTCCCCAGAGGACTGTGTTGGACTGCTTAGTTGGCCCGGGCTAGAGCGGTTCGACGAGTTGCACCTAATCGCCCGGTTCCACGCTCGGCCGGGCGAAGACGTAATCAGCCCGTTCCTTGCACCGTTGTGGACTCACTCCTGGGCGGACCGGCCCCGGGTGATCGATCTGCGCGAGTGCGATTTGCGCGATGCCGCCGTTCAGCCGCTGATGGCCGGTCCGCTCCATCGCCTCCCCACGCTTGTGTTCGCCCAGAGGTCGTTCAGCGAGTCGACGCGCGCGGTGCTGACCGCACGGCTCGGACACGGAGTGCGGTTTGTGTGACCGCTGGTGGTGGCGCGCAACCTTTCCTCCTGCAAGCGTTCAACAACAGTCCCGCTGCCTAAAATGACACGCATGACCGACACCGTACTTATCGTTGACGACGAGGAATCCGTCCGCCGGACGTTCCGCGAGTGGCT belongs to Gemmata obscuriglobus and includes:
- a CDS encoding TIGR02996 domain-containing protein; the encoded protein is MDADERALLDAIIAEPDEDTPRLVYADWLDEHGRHERAELIRAQIGLIRSKDEDTTAQRNAWQARVRVLLCAHSEGWRKELPKIPRVRWGPFERGMVESVTLKLRYWTPAVPSDLVNLFAHVPLRALRAHFARWDGNSPEDCVGLLSWPGLERFDELHLIARFHARPGEDVISPFLAPLWTHSWADRPRVIDLRECDLRDAAVQPLMAGPLHRLPTLVFAQRSFSESTRAVLTARLGHGVRFV